The proteins below come from a single Tissierella sp. MB52-C2 genomic window:
- a CDS encoding AAA family ATPase, translating to MIIWINGAFGSGKTNTAYELNRRIENSYVYDPEEVGYFIRDNIPKKLKLNDFQDFTIWKDFNYQMLEYMSIHYDGVIIVPMTITSELYYNEILERLRKKDIDIKHFTLVASKETLIKRLRKRGDSSNSWAAKQINRCVEALSNPIFKEHIDTNKMTIYEVVDYIGESCNIDLLPEERNLVKKKLYKTKIWLRHIRLWR from the coding sequence ATGATAATTTGGATTAACGGAGCGTTTGGAAGTGGAAAAACAAATACAGCATATGAATTAAATAGAAGAATAGAGAATTCATATGTATATGATCCAGAAGAAGTAGGATATTTTATTCGAGATAATATACCTAAGAAACTGAAGCTAAATGATTTTCAAGATTTCACAATTTGGAAGGATTTTAATTATCAAATGCTTGAATATATGAGTATACATTATGATGGGGTAATCATAGTGCCTATGACAATAACAAGTGAACTATACTATAATGAAATACTTGAAAGATTGAGGAAAAAAGATATTGATATTAAACATTTTACTTTGGTAGCTAGTAAGGAGACTTTAATAAAAAGATTGAGAAAAAGAGGTGATAGCAGCAATTCATGGGCTGCTAAGCAGATTAATAGATGTGTAGAAGCTTTATCTAATCCTATTTTTAAAGAGCATATTGATACAAACAAGATGACAATTTATGAGGTGGTTGATTATATAGGTGAATCATGTAATATTGATTTGTTACCTGAGGAGAGAAATCTAGTTAAGAAAAAGCTATATAAAACTAAAATATGGCTTAGACATATTAGACTATGGAGATAG